In Neorhizobium galegae, the following proteins share a genomic window:
- a CDS encoding ABC transporter ATP-binding protein: MISVVQEPAYDLPLGERGGPAQPLISARGLIKHFPVKGSGFMKPKKVVRAVDGVDFDIFKGETLGVVGESGCGKSTTARLLMQLILPDRGDILFDGETVGGALPLSDYRRQVQMVFQDSYASLNPRLTIEESIAFAPRVHGIAAGRAIARAHDLLHRVGLEPSRFAGRYPHELSGGQRQRVNIARALALEPRLIILDEAVSALDKSVEAQVLNLLLDLKRDFGLTYLFISHDLNVVRFMCDRVMVMYLGKVAEIGSRDAIFENTRHPYSAALLASMPKMDPSERTSEPPLSGDPPNPIDPPPGCRFHTRCSFAESVCSENLPPLASVSESQSAACLMSVPGSRHSRAPALMEA, encoded by the coding sequence ATGATCAGCGTCGTCCAAGAACCCGCCTACGATCTTCCCCTCGGCGAAAGGGGCGGGCCTGCTCAGCCGCTCATCTCCGCGCGCGGCCTCATCAAGCATTTCCCGGTCAAAGGTAGCGGATTCATGAAGCCGAAGAAGGTTGTCCGCGCCGTCGATGGCGTGGATTTCGATATCTTCAAGGGCGAGACGCTCGGGGTCGTCGGAGAGAGCGGCTGCGGCAAGTCCACCACGGCGCGGCTGCTGATGCAGCTCATCTTGCCCGACCGAGGCGATATCCTGTTCGACGGTGAGACGGTTGGCGGCGCGCTGCCGCTTTCCGACTACCGCCGCCAGGTCCAGATGGTCTTTCAGGACAGCTACGCCTCCCTCAACCCCAGGCTGACGATTGAAGAATCCATAGCGTTTGCGCCGCGCGTGCATGGCATTGCTGCGGGCAGGGCGATCGCCAGGGCCCACGACCTGCTGCACCGGGTCGGGCTGGAGCCGTCGCGCTTTGCCGGCCGCTACCCGCACGAACTGTCGGGCGGACAGCGGCAGCGCGTCAACATCGCCCGGGCGCTCGCGCTCGAACCGCGGCTCATCATCCTCGACGAAGCTGTGTCGGCACTCGACAAGTCGGTGGAAGCCCAGGTCCTGAACCTGCTCCTCGATCTGAAGCGGGATTTCGGCCTGACTTACCTGTTCATCTCCCACGACCTCAACGTCGTGCGCTTCATGTGCGACCGGGTGATGGTCATGTATCTCGGCAAGGTGGCCGAGATCGGCAGCCGCGATGCGATCTTCGAGAACACCCGCCATCCCTATTCCGCGGCGCTGCTCGCCTCGATGCCCAAGATGGACCCCTCCGAAAGAACCTCCGAGCCGCCGCTCTCGGGCGACCCGCCGAACCCGATCGATCCGCCGCCAGGCTGTCGGTTCCATACCCGCTGTTCGTTTGCCGAGAGCGTCTGCAGCGAGAATTTGCCGCCGCTTGCCAGCGTCTCCGAAAGCCAGTCCGCAGCCTGCCTGATGTCCGTACCGGGCTCCCGCCACAGCCGTGCACCGGCATTGATGGAGGCATGA
- a CDS encoding sterol desaturase family protein: protein MENLQAYFLNFPQFAITWGIFFGAGLLSFFFLLRRDRSDFSFREMFEHCVPFNVLTSKSFHMDVIIYVWRKLTDLVFVAPGLAATALVSGATDFGLRSVFADFSPLGINYVVTFSCTIVMLIAAEFADYLVHYLEHKVPALWELHKVHHSADFLNPLTSKRGHSFPLVYGGIVAGVITGMFAGLFMFLFGISLVEAVALRAVASKIFTIWTLDPLKHSHIPVSLGWFDRFLISPHMHQIHHSKVERHWDKNFGTNLSIFDWMFGTGYRPEKGEKAVFGISGYSDASLQKFNTFKGAYFDPVLRSWKAIVAQVRPDAGAKPGAKRDPPTFIIETQKRTEQGAETSGSAPAAMAPRSPSPTSNTGPIG, encoded by the coding sequence ATGGAAAATCTGCAGGCATATTTTCTGAATTTTCCGCAGTTCGCCATTACATGGGGGATTTTCTTCGGGGCCGGATTGCTGAGCTTCTTCTTCCTGCTGCGGAGAGACCGCTCGGACTTTTCATTCCGGGAAATGTTCGAGCACTGCGTGCCTTTCAACGTGCTCACATCGAAAAGTTTCCACATGGATGTCATCATCTATGTCTGGAGAAAGCTGACGGATCTCGTCTTCGTCGCCCCGGGCCTCGCGGCCACGGCTCTGGTTTCCGGCGCGACGGATTTTGGCTTGCGATCCGTCTTTGCAGACTTTTCGCCGCTGGGTATCAATTACGTCGTGACGTTCTCGTGCACGATCGTGATGCTGATTGCTGCCGAGTTCGCCGATTACCTGGTACATTATCTCGAACACAAGGTGCCCGCCTTGTGGGAGCTGCACAAAGTCCATCATTCGGCCGATTTCCTCAATCCCCTGACATCCAAGCGCGGCCACTCGTTCCCGCTGGTCTACGGTGGGATCGTTGCCGGCGTGATCACCGGCATGTTTGCCGGGTTGTTCATGTTCCTGTTCGGCATCAGCCTCGTCGAAGCCGTCGCCCTGCGGGCCGTCGCGAGCAAGATATTCACTATCTGGACCCTCGATCCCCTCAAGCACTCGCATATTCCGGTCAGTCTGGGTTGGTTCGACCGGTTCCTGATCAGCCCCCACATGCACCAAATCCACCACAGCAAGGTCGAGCGCCATTGGGACAAGAATTTCGGAACCAACCTTTCGATCTTCGACTGGATGTTTGGAACCGGCTACAGGCCTGAGAAAGGAGAAAAGGCGGTGTTCGGCATTTCCGGCTACAGCGACGCCTCGTTGCAGAAATTCAATACGTTCAAGGGCGCCTATTTCGATCCGGTCCTGAGGAGCTGGAAGGCGATCGTCGCGCAGGTGCGCCCGGACGCCGGTGCCAAGCCTGGCGCCAAGCGGGACCCGCCAACTTTCATCATCGAAACGCAGAAGAGGACGGAGCAAGGCGCCGAAACGTCCGGTTCGGCTCCGGCCGCCATGGCCCCGCGATCTCCTTCGCCGACATCAAATACCGGACCGATTGGCTGA
- a CDS encoding MurR/RpiR family transcriptional regulator has protein sequence MPKDKSFLYRVRQAIPQLHPAEKRLGEFVCDFPGELASYSAQELAALAHVSKATVTRFIHRLGYENYEEARRHARAEKQTGSRLFLTAAADAAAAQSMQAHVAQAIANLEATFLSISEGQIEAVTEAMIAARKVWVLGFRSSHPFASYVQWQLTQVIEDIVAIPGAGQTLGEHLVSLREDDVVIFFAMRRRIAQVDAILTQLRKSKAKLLYITDEGAAFDTSATWHFQCQTLAPGPLFNHTAVMALCHLLITRCLEKAGVEGRKRLRNIETLNEGLDEL, from the coding sequence GTGCCGAAGGATAAATCGTTCCTGTATCGCGTAAGGCAGGCAATTCCCCAGCTGCACCCTGCCGAGAAGCGCCTGGGGGAGTTCGTCTGCGACTTTCCCGGCGAGCTTGCCAGCTATTCCGCGCAGGAACTTGCCGCGCTTGCGCATGTCTCCAAGGCCACGGTGACGCGTTTCATCCACCGCCTCGGCTACGAAAACTACGAGGAAGCCCGTCGCCATGCCCGGGCCGAAAAGCAGACCGGTTCCCGGCTCTTCCTGACGGCGGCCGCCGACGCCGCGGCCGCCCAGTCGATGCAGGCGCATGTCGCTCAGGCGATCGCCAATCTTGAAGCAACGTTTCTTTCCATTTCCGAGGGCCAGATCGAGGCCGTGACGGAAGCGATGATTGCGGCCCGGAAGGTCTGGGTGCTCGGTTTCCGGAGCAGCCATCCCTTTGCCTCCTACGTGCAATGGCAGTTGACCCAGGTCATCGAGGATATCGTCGCAATCCCCGGCGCGGGGCAGACGCTTGGAGAACATCTTGTCAGCCTGCGGGAAGACGACGTGGTCATATTCTTCGCCATGCGCCGGAGAATCGCTCAGGTGGACGCCATCCTCACCCAGCTTCGGAAGTCAAAAGCGAAGCTCCTCTACATCACCGACGAGGGTGCCGCGTTCGACACGTCGGCAACCTGGCATTTCCAATGCCAGACCTTGGCGCCCGGCCCATTATTCAACCATACGGCGGTCATGGCCCTCTGCCATCTGCTGATCACCCGATGCCTGGAGAAGGCAGGCGTCGAGGGGAGAAAGCGGCTACGCAACATCGAGACGCTGAATGAAGGGCTCGACGAACTCTGA
- a CDS encoding aspartate/glutamate racemase family protein: MTRITLINPNTSRATTVMMTEIARKYLPEKFSLEGVTATRGVSMILNGEELAAAAGGVVEMGLTAEETSDGLIVSAFGDPGLDRLKALSSLPTVGICEASMYEASAGGRRFGIATVTPDLVASFAAKAETLGLAHLFTGTRLTSGDPLVLASDPARLHAALEIAVRECLERDGAEAVIIGGGPLGQAADDLQQALSSPVIAPIRSAVELLLSRIAHPPEAGSRAN, from the coding sequence ATGACGCGTATCACATTGATCAATCCGAACACGTCCCGGGCGACGACGGTCATGATGACCGAGATCGCCCGGAAATACCTGCCGGAAAAATTCTCCCTGGAGGGTGTCACCGCCACGAGAGGAGTATCGATGATCCTGAATGGCGAGGAGCTTGCCGCAGCGGCCGGCGGCGTCGTCGAAATGGGATTGACCGCGGAGGAAACCAGCGATGGGCTGATCGTCAGCGCATTCGGCGATCCGGGCCTCGATCGCCTGAAAGCCCTGTCCAGCCTGCCGACGGTCGGCATCTGCGAGGCGAGCATGTACGAAGCCTCTGCCGGCGGCCGGCGGTTCGGCATCGCGACTGTCACCCCCGACCTCGTGGCGAGCTTCGCCGCCAAGGCTGAAACGCTTGGCCTTGCCCACCTCTTTACCGGTACACGGCTGACCAGCGGCGACCCGCTGGTCCTTGCCTCCGACCCCGCGCGTTTGCACGCGGCCCTTGAGATTGCGGTTCGCGAATGTCTCGAACGGGATGGCGCCGAAGCCGTCATCATCGGTGGCGGCCCGCTGGGCCAGGCGGCCGACGATCTTCAGCAGGCTCTCTCGTCACCGGTGATTGCGCCTATCCGCTCCGCTGTCGAACTGCTGCTTTCCCGGATCGCCCATCCTCCTGAAGCCGGATCGAGGGCGAACTGA
- a CDS encoding family 16 glycosylhydrolase yields the protein MTTLLSRRSFAVGALASASLFGGLVWRSKASARPEDPTSGRALIFEDNFTRLDWSTWSAGPKPTTSDPGFYGRSAFARDGGEEGFNPYAIVDDPHASDGRALEVAAKHIGRPMKVPNYYGNDLAEFQWISGNIQTAKRDGTILKGWRRGYFEARMLFPRHPLSWPAFWMMNGRSILRPQTSIEIDVVEHKGWEPTLYGAYLHEWGQPGEHNEGTGVPTPIDMTAGYCRYGVLVTDTECTIYFERQPIIDTRTGMPAVWTINRSAQLDAEQDVFWPVLTLALRSDVPYPQPLLPADTLTRMRVDYFRVYA from the coding sequence ATGACGACGTTATTGTCCCGCCGCTCATTCGCGGTCGGCGCCTTGGCCTCGGCGAGCCTTTTCGGAGGCCTCGTTTGGCGATCGAAGGCATCCGCGCGCCCGGAGGACCCGACCAGCGGGCGGGCCCTTATATTTGAGGACAATTTTACCAGGCTCGATTGGTCGACCTGGAGCGCCGGTCCGAAGCCGACGACCTCCGATCCGGGCTTTTACGGCCGTTCGGCCTTCGCGAGAGACGGCGGCGAAGAGGGTTTCAATCCCTATGCGATTGTCGACGACCCGCACGCGAGCGACGGCAGGGCGTTGGAAGTGGCTGCAAAACACATCGGACGGCCGATGAAGGTCCCAAATTATTACGGCAATGACCTCGCCGAGTTTCAATGGATATCGGGCAACATTCAGACGGCCAAGCGCGATGGCACGATCCTGAAAGGTTGGCGGCGCGGTTATTTCGAGGCGCGGATGCTGTTTCCGAGACACCCGCTGAGTTGGCCGGCTTTCTGGATGATGAACGGACGCAGCATCCTGCGTCCTCAGACGAGCATCGAAATCGACGTCGTCGAGCATAAGGGCTGGGAACCCACGCTCTACGGGGCCTATCTGCACGAATGGGGGCAACCCGGCGAGCACAATGAAGGAACCGGCGTGCCCACGCCGATCGACATGACAGCCGGTTATTGCCGATACGGGGTGCTGGTCACCGACACCGAATGCACGATCTATTTCGAACGGCAGCCCATCATTGATACCAGGACCGGAATGCCGGCGGTCTGGACGATCAACCGCTCCGCACAACTCGATGCCGAGCAGGATGTGTTCTGGCCGGTCCTCACGCTTGCCCTGCGTTCGGATGTCCCTTATCCACAGCCACTCTTGCCCGCGGACACGCTCACACGTATGCGGGTCGATTATTTCCGGGTCTATGCCTGA
- a CDS encoding response regulator → MAKPMNNVASNVLVQGAARILVVEDDRDIASMLIDLIKEAGYVAEAVGSAVEMDGVLKKKEFDLIVLDGMLPGEDGFSICRRIRSSDTIPILMLTARTKEIDRVVGLELGADDYVTKPFKSRELLARIKALLRRSSYSAQVKPKQEPMTFAGWRIDPVTRELTDRDGFHVSLTTAEFDVLLVFCQNPRQVMNRQEILAHTHAGSAGPVERSIDVHVSRVRQKIEPNYKEPTFIKTVRLGGYVFTPEVAIAP, encoded by the coding sequence ATGGCCAAGCCTATGAATAACGTCGCATCCAATGTTCTTGTACAGGGGGCAGCCCGAATCCTGGTCGTCGAGGATGATCGGGATATCGCCAGCATGCTGATCGATCTGATCAAGGAGGCGGGTTATGTCGCGGAGGCAGTCGGATCTGCGGTTGAAATGGACGGCGTACTGAAGAAGAAGGAATTCGACCTTATAGTGCTGGATGGAATGCTGCCGGGTGAGGACGGTTTCAGCATATGCAGAAGAATCAGGTCGTCCGATACAATACCCATCCTCATGCTGACGGCGCGAACGAAAGAGATAGACAGAGTTGTCGGACTGGAACTGGGCGCCGATGACTACGTCACAAAACCGTTTAAATCCAGGGAACTTCTGGCGAGGATAAAGGCGCTCCTGCGGCGGTCGTCGTATTCAGCGCAGGTCAAGCCAAAGCAGGAACCTATGACGTTTGCGGGTTGGCGGATTGACCCGGTCACGCGAGAATTGACCGACCGCGACGGTTTCCATGTGTCGCTCACGACGGCGGAATTTGATGTGCTGCTGGTGTTTTGCCAGAACCCCCGGCAGGTAATGAACCGGCAGGAAATACTGGCCCATACCCACGCAGGCTCTGCAGGACCTGTCGAACGTAGCATTGATGTACACGTCAGTCGTGTCCGGCAGAAAATCGAACCGAATTACAAGGAGCCGACATTCATTAAAACTGTGCGCCTTGGCGGATATGTTTTCACTCCGGAGGTTGCGATAGCACCATGA
- a CDS encoding sensor histidine kinase, translating into MIGRFRKASIRTQFMVFASIVPLLVICLIAILPEPFIFQNEKMLIGKGAQIELLAHQVRGARNDAEIEHLVRASASSSLELKVLPWSDVSSELARQTDDHLISDALQDVLPADFEAVVLENTSDGEGHSTVAVRLDAQRALVIGFAGADVSPSSFSAVVEFIAKANILMLPILLLVLYISRMITSPLVRFADAAKRLRLDGNEGEQFTAEGARELRTLATALNNMRHRIRKMVDDRTRMLTAVSHDLRTPLTRLRMRVERSKDPASREAMLADIDNLTTMIEESLQYLSSTVTAEPLRKVDISSLLRTIASEFCDLGHDVIYCGPERFGYVCQQKALIRAITNIVENAARFSTKVAVELRNSPQGGAVIVVSDNGPGLEEGLQDKVLEPFFKVDEARSLNSSSGFGLGLSIADEIVKGHGGSLLLENVLPHGLRVTLQLRPVETIPHRSSQASSAREQAPAQEVLVKQR; encoded by the coding sequence ATGATTGGCCGCTTCCGCAAGGCATCCATACGAACCCAATTCATGGTGTTCGCATCTATTGTTCCGCTGCTCGTTATCTGTCTTATCGCGATCCTCCCTGAGCCATTCATTTTCCAGAATGAAAAAATGCTTATAGGCAAAGGCGCTCAAATCGAGCTGCTTGCGCATCAGGTCAGAGGCGCCAGAAATGACGCCGAAATCGAGCATCTTGTGAGGGCAAGCGCCTCCAGCAGTCTTGAATTGAAGGTTCTGCCATGGAGTGACGTCAGTAGCGAATTGGCGCGTCAAACGGATGATCACCTCATCTCGGATGCACTTCAGGACGTATTGCCTGCCGATTTTGAAGCGGTGGTTCTTGAAAACACTTCGGACGGCGAGGGACACAGTACGGTGGCGGTGCGCCTTGACGCGCAACGTGCTCTCGTTATCGGGTTCGCCGGTGCCGATGTTTCCCCCTCGTCTTTCAGCGCAGTCGTCGAGTTCATCGCCAAAGCCAACATCCTGATGCTGCCGATACTCCTCCTGGTGCTCTATATAAGCCGCATGATCACGTCGCCTCTCGTCCGCTTTGCCGACGCGGCAAAGAGACTGCGCCTCGACGGTAACGAAGGAGAGCAATTCACCGCCGAAGGTGCCAGGGAACTTCGAACACTCGCGACGGCACTCAACAACATGCGTCACCGCATCCGTAAAATGGTCGATGATCGCACACGGATGCTGACGGCTGTTAGCCACGATCTCAGGACGCCTCTGACACGACTGCGTATGCGCGTGGAGCGTTCGAAGGACCCCGCGTCCAGGGAAGCGATGCTGGCGGATATTGACAACCTTACCACCATGATTGAGGAAAGCCTTCAGTATTTAAGCAGCACCGTTACAGCCGAACCGCTTCGAAAGGTCGATATTTCCAGTCTTCTGCGGACCATCGCGTCGGAATTTTGTGATCTCGGGCATGACGTAATTTACTGCGGACCTGAGCGGTTTGGATACGTGTGTCAACAAAAGGCGCTCATACGCGCTATCACCAACATCGTGGAGAACGCGGCAAGGTTCAGCACGAAGGTAGCTGTCGAATTGCGCAATAGCCCGCAGGGTGGAGCGGTAATTGTTGTGAGCGACAACGGCCCAGGCCTTGAAGAAGGGCTCCAGGACAAGGTCCTGGAGCCCTTCTTCAAGGTCGACGAGGCCCGGTCACTAAATTCCAGCAGCGGTTTTGGGCTGGGGCTTTCGATTGCGGATGAAATCGTAAAGGGCCACGGTGGCTCGCTGCTGCTTGAAAACGTATTGCCGCATGGTCTGCGAGTGACGCTACAATTGCGGCCGGTGGAGACTATTCCGCATCGAAGCAGCCAGGCCTCATCCGCGAGAGAACAGGCGCCGGCTCAAGAGGTTCTCGTCAAGCAGAGGTAA
- a CDS encoding DUF3313 domain-containing protein, with product MLHPRLGLAGIQPCRRLIALALLALSLGGCAAVPLERASSLASYESLTSNNGRMTKANYRVASTDFVSARTIYIEPTKVSGGAALSIRKSSDQVLVANVISRALCVGVSDRFVVVERKEDADLVVHATITRIAPTNAVVAGLSTATSLGANFVVPVPVPRLPIGLGGLSVEAEATTREGKQVGAMVWAKGANFVTTSARVSQIGDAYSLASSFSSDFSKMLVTGKTPFKGLPKIPSGQRIKSGLGGKPKYPACEKFGRSPGLVDFAASQVGMPPSWTDKQPPAQNR from the coding sequence ATGTTACATCCCCGCCTTGGCTTGGCAGGCATCCAACCGTGCCGTCGGCTGATTGCCCTCGCTCTCCTTGCTTTGTCGCTTGGCGGCTGCGCCGCTGTGCCACTCGAACGGGCGAGTTCACTCGCGTCCTACGAGAGTTTGACATCGAACAACGGGCGAATGACCAAGGCAAATTATCGGGTCGCTTCAACCGATTTTGTATCCGCCAGAACGATTTATATCGAGCCAACGAAGGTTTCAGGCGGTGCTGCGCTATCAATCAGGAAATCTTCCGATCAGGTCCTGGTCGCGAATGTGATCAGCCGCGCCCTCTGTGTTGGCGTCAGCGATCGTTTCGTCGTCGTGGAGCGAAAAGAGGATGCTGACCTCGTCGTTCACGCAACCATCACCCGCATCGCGCCGACCAATGCTGTGGTAGCCGGCCTGTCGACTGCAACGTCGCTCGGAGCCAACTTCGTCGTTCCGGTGCCCGTCCCGAGGCTGCCCATCGGGCTTGGAGGTCTTTCCGTAGAGGCCGAGGCAACCACAAGGGAAGGCAAGCAAGTCGGTGCGATGGTATGGGCAAAGGGAGCGAACTTCGTGACCACCAGTGCGCGCGTTTCGCAGATTGGCGACGCCTACTCGCTTGCGTCGAGCTTCAGCAGTGATTTCTCCAAGATGCTCGTCACCGGTAAGACGCCCTTCAAGGGCCTCCCAAAGATCCCGTCTGGACAGAGGATCAAGTCCGGGCTTGGCGGAAAACCGAAATACCCTGCGTGTGAAAAATTTGGCCGGTCGCCCGGCCTGGTGGACTTTGCAGCCTCTCAGGTCGGGATGCCGCCCTCCTGGACCGACAAGCAGCCTCCTGCACAGAACCGATAG
- a CDS encoding glycosyltransferase: MQIATIPYSERLSPPTPLKILYVQPGTSAFAGIERVVDTICSGLMDRYGSHFEVDVLYTSVHKNRPTEGRNYTIIDRVASSRIELMRNFRAVIAGKDYDLIVVPQIEPTVICMASCIGIRRRFAVHLHGNPKLERSHIKAKILFLLMKTLFLPKIASVFGTSPRQLTSFNAMFKSKRPHYWVPNPVRKFDLSDAGQARVGDNVTFINIGRFSFQKGQDILLAAFSELRKKRSNVLLKIVGYGDGEAALRAEIDRRGLTDVVSLEHHPENPQPALAASDVYVSTSRWEGWSLAICEALRFGLPVIATDCEFGPSDILVDSRLGLLVPVDRSEELVNAMIYYCDNLRAEQAHASFRQEFIDCYSPERVLEVHANALRNAAAA; encoded by the coding sequence ATGCAAATAGCAACCATACCCTACTCCGAAAGACTTAGCCCCCCTACACCTTTGAAGATCCTCTATGTCCAACCGGGTACGAGCGCTTTCGCCGGTATCGAGAGGGTCGTGGATACGATCTGCTCCGGTCTGATGGATCGGTATGGGAGCCACTTCGAGGTGGACGTCCTCTACACCTCGGTTCACAAAAATCGCCCGACGGAGGGCAGGAATTACACCATTATCGACCGCGTGGCTTCGAGCCGGATCGAACTGATGCGCAACTTCCGGGCCGTCATCGCCGGCAAGGATTATGACCTGATCGTCGTGCCGCAGATCGAGCCGACGGTGATCTGCATGGCCTCCTGCATCGGCATCCGGCGCCGGTTTGCCGTCCATCTTCACGGCAATCCAAAGCTGGAGCGCAGCCATATCAAGGCCAAGATCCTCTTCCTGTTGATGAAGACGCTTTTCCTGCCGAAGATCGCCTCGGTTTTCGGAACCTCGCCGCGGCAGCTCACCTCATTCAATGCGATGTTCAAGAGCAAGCGCCCGCATTATTGGGTGCCGAACCCCGTGCGAAAGTTTGACCTCTCCGATGCCGGCCAGGCACGCGTCGGCGATAACGTCACTTTCATCAATATCGGTCGCTTCTCGTTTCAGAAAGGCCAGGACATTCTCCTTGCCGCGTTTTCCGAGCTGCGGAAAAAACGCAGCAATGTCCTGCTGAAAATCGTCGGTTATGGCGACGGGGAGGCGGCTTTGCGTGCAGAGATCGACCGCCGGGGCCTCACGGACGTGGTAAGCCTGGAGCATCATCCCGAAAATCCCCAGCCCGCGCTGGCGGCAAGTGACGTCTATGTCTCCACGTCCCGATGGGAAGGGTGGTCGCTGGCGATCTGCGAAGCGTTGCGGTTTGGGCTGCCCGTCATCGCGACCGATTGCGAATTCGGCCCGAGCGATATCCTCGTCGACAGCAGGCTGGGCCTGCTCGTGCCGGTAGATCGGAGCGAAGAGCTCGTGAACGCGATGATTTATTATTGCGACAATCTGCGTGCCGAGCAGGCCCATGCCAGCTTCCGCCAGGAGTTCATTGACTGTTACAGCCCGGAGCGGGTGCTTGAGGTGCATGCCAACGCGTTGCGGAATGCGGCAGCGGCATAG
- a CDS encoding ABC transporter ATP-binding protein, with amino-acid sequence MQTAAMIDIRNLSVTFNRGRKPVKAVNGVSLSVQPGEVVALLGESGSGKSVTMRSLLRLHPKGTTIEGSMTVAGRDVTGLTAKDLGAFRGAVASMVFQEPRLALDPVYTLGRQIEETIMRHEGISRSQAAARALALFQKVKIPSPERRLQNYPHEMSGGMLQRSMIAMALACNPKVLLADEPTTALDATVQIQILLLIRDLQKEYGLSVIFVTHDIGVAAEVADRIAVMYAGRIVEEGRVADIIREPRHPYTKGLLGARVELAHGRDRLITIPGAPPDLAAMPPGCAFAPRCAQVSDLCRTEVPALMPVGGAGSVACVQCA; translated from the coding sequence ATGCAAACCGCCGCGATGATCGATATTCGCAATCTTTCCGTGACGTTCAACCGCGGCCGGAAGCCCGTCAAAGCCGTCAACGGCGTCAGCCTTTCGGTACAGCCGGGCGAGGTTGTTGCGCTGCTCGGCGAATCCGGGTCCGGCAAGAGCGTCACCATGCGCTCGCTGCTGCGCCTGCACCCCAAAGGCACGACGATCGAAGGCTCGATGACGGTCGCCGGCCGCGATGTGACGGGATTGACGGCCAAGGATCTCGGTGCCTTTCGCGGCGCCGTCGCCTCGATGGTCTTCCAGGAGCCGCGGCTGGCACTTGACCCGGTCTACACGCTTGGCCGCCAGATAGAAGAAACCATCATGCGGCATGAGGGCATCTCGCGCTCGCAAGCGGCGGCGCGCGCGCTTGCGCTCTTCCAGAAGGTCAAGATCCCCTCCCCGGAGCGCCGGCTGCAAAACTATCCGCATGAAATGTCCGGCGGCATGCTGCAGCGATCGATGATCGCCATGGCGCTCGCCTGCAATCCGAAGGTCCTGCTCGCCGACGAACCGACCACGGCCCTCGACGCAACGGTCCAGATCCAGATCCTCCTGCTGATCCGCGATTTGCAGAAGGAGTACGGGCTCTCCGTCATCTTCGTCACGCATGATATCGGCGTCGCGGCGGAAGTCGCGGACCGGATCGCGGTGATGTATGCCGGGCGGATCGTCGAGGAAGGCAGGGTCGCCGACATCATCCGCGAACCGAGACACCCATATACCAAGGGGCTGCTCGGCGCCCGCGTCGAACTGGCCCACGGACGCGACCGGCTGATCACCATTCCCGGGGCGCCGCCGGACCTGGCCGCCATGCCGCCTGGTTGCGCCTTCGCGCCGCGCTGCGCCCAGGTTTCCGATCTCTGCCGCACGGAAGTACCGGCCTTGATGCCGGTCGGCGGAGCCGGCAGCGTCGCTTGCGTGCAATGTGCCTGA